A region of Paenibacillus sp. JNUCC-31 DNA encodes the following proteins:
- a CDS encoding sensor histidine kinase, whose amino-acid sequence MPMRLLQYGLIIVPSVLYILTLPMEREDVYTLYIIIAIGLAVCKDFARSSTSRMLLLLVEMLWNCWLIVLYGPFMLFLSLSVLYVYMYKLGGNLRWLMLGAQLLISNVALHWHYAAPSELPPWFNVSLTISGTPFTEETTGRIVGNLFLLIMAALSWQGAKTANSRGQLEQVYDEIRSKHYELQEARAQLLQFTKQLEGLAQAEERTRISRQLHDDIGHRLIRTKMMSEAALLTLPTNTEQGTVMVRQIRDQLAASMDDMRTTLHKLRSDSYLSDAYALDRLLEELGRETGVKTNYKVHGHSQALYPSIQIVLYKNAKEALTNALKHGNATMISIQLAFGEREVCMTVTNDGQIHSRPTKGSMKEHDGESHTDRSAKAESAKHGMGHEGMRMRAHSVGGTLEIQSDYPYTVITRLPITKQTDMI is encoded by the coding sequence ATGCCGATGCGGTTATTGCAATACGGTTTAATTATCGTTCCGTCTGTGTTGTACATCTTGACGCTTCCCATGGAACGAGAAGATGTATATACCCTATATATCATCATTGCTATTGGACTTGCCGTGTGCAAAGACTTCGCTCGTTCAAGCACTTCACGTATGCTGTTGCTTCTGGTGGAAATGCTCTGGAACTGCTGGCTGATCGTTTTATATGGACCATTTATGTTGTTCCTCTCCCTATCCGTGCTATATGTATATATGTATAAACTGGGAGGGAACCTTCGCTGGCTGATGCTGGGAGCCCAACTCCTTATAAGCAATGTCGCATTACACTGGCACTACGCAGCCCCATCGGAGCTGCCCCCATGGTTCAATGTATCCCTGACCATATCAGGCACCCCATTCACTGAAGAGACAACCGGAAGAATTGTCGGTAACCTGTTCTTGCTCATTATGGCTGCACTCTCCTGGCAGGGGGCCAAGACGGCAAACAGCCGGGGACAGCTGGAACAGGTGTATGATGAAATTCGCAGCAAACATTACGAGCTACAGGAAGCACGCGCACAGCTATTGCAATTCACGAAGCAACTTGAAGGCTTGGCACAAGCGGAGGAACGCACCCGTATCTCAAGACAGCTTCATGATGATATCGGACACCGCCTGATTCGCACCAAGATGATGTCTGAGGCTGCCCTGCTGACTCTTCCAACGAATACGGAACAAGGTACGGTAATGGTAAGACAGATCCGGGATCAATTGGCGGCCAGTATGGATGATATGCGCACGACACTCCACAAATTGCGGTCTGACTCATACTTATCGGATGCCTATGCACTGGATCGTCTACTCGAAGAATTGGGCAGGGAAACGGGTGTAAAAACAAATTACAAGGTTCACGGTCATTCCCAAGCCCTGTATCCCAGCATACAAATCGTCTTGTACAAAAATGCCAAAGAAGCCCTGACGAACGCTCTAAAACACGGGAATGCAACGATGATATCTATACAACTGGCATTTGGTGAGCGTGAAGTGTGCATGACCGTAACCAATGACGGGCAGATCCATTCCCGGCCCACCAAAGGATCAATGAAAGAACATGACGGGGAATCACATACTGACCGGAGTGCGAAAGCAGAGTCTGCAAAGCATGGCATGGGACACGAAGGAATGCGTATGCGAGCCCATTCGGTTGGGGGCACCCTGGAGATTCAATCCGATTATCCCTATACGGTGATCACACGGCTGCCAATCACGAAACAAACGGATATGATTTGA